In the genome of Sphingomonas sp. BT-65, one region contains:
- a CDS encoding ROK family transcriptional regulator — MPPNLPAFDQRQTTKGGIEARDARLTLSLSGTNLERAGDYNQRIVLQAIRLTDETTRSDLARVTGLTPPTIVNITKRLIDLGLVKPAGRLQGKRGQPAMRIVIDPDGAFAIGLNIDRDHITLVTLDLAGKIRSRHTREIAFALPETVVDYVREMLPGLLDEGGIDRDRILGVGVALPDDLGRISLPHRPKEYDAWDDIDLGALLREVLPWPLHADNDAASAALGEVHLGNGIAHPSFFYLLISAGLGGGLVIDRSYVRGANSRSGEIWAMPDPERGEGVNVQDTVSLSALYARLEAQGYEVNRPEALIDGPAGQEAVILQWLDDATDALVQPLIAVNCLINPAAILIGGRLPGKLVDGLVERLNARMAGHKLPVVAPVQRAGASDDASAIGAAIIPFLDHVLPSESILMQAGR; from the coding sequence ATGCCGCCCAATCTTCCAGCTTTTGATCAGCGGCAGACGACAAAGGGTGGAATCGAGGCGCGAGATGCCCGGCTGACCCTCAGTCTTTCGGGTACGAATCTCGAACGGGCGGGTGACTATAACCAGCGGATCGTACTCCAGGCCATTCGCCTGACCGACGAGACGACGCGAAGCGATCTGGCGCGCGTAACCGGGTTAACGCCGCCGACGATCGTCAACATCACGAAGCGGCTGATCGATCTGGGCCTCGTCAAGCCGGCCGGGCGGCTGCAAGGCAAGCGGGGCCAGCCGGCGATGCGGATCGTCATCGATCCGGATGGCGCCTTCGCGATCGGGCTCAACATCGACCGCGATCACATCACGCTGGTGACGCTCGATCTCGCGGGGAAGATCCGCAGCCGCCATACGCGCGAGATCGCCTTCGCGCTGCCGGAAACGGTCGTCGATTATGTGCGAGAGATGCTGCCCGGACTGCTCGATGAAGGCGGGATCGACCGGGACCGCATCCTCGGTGTCGGGGTCGCGCTCCCTGACGATCTCGGGCGCATTTCGCTGCCGCACCGGCCGAAGGAATATGATGCCTGGGACGATATCGACCTTGGCGCGTTGCTCCGCGAAGTGCTCCCCTGGCCGCTTCATGCCGACAATGACGCCGCATCGGCAGCGCTCGGTGAAGTGCATCTTGGCAATGGCATCGCGCATCCCAGCTTCTTCTACCTGCTGATCAGCGCGGGGCTGGGGGGTGGTCTGGTCATCGATCGAAGCTATGTTCGCGGCGCGAATTCCCGATCGGGGGAGATCTGGGCAATGCCCGATCCCGAACGGGGCGAAGGCGTGAATGTGCAGGATACGGTTTCGCTATCGGCGCTCTACGCGCGGCTGGAGGCGCAAGGGTATGAGGTGAACCGGCCCGAAGCGCTGATCGACGGCCCGGCCGGGCAGGAGGCGGTGATCCTCCAATGGCTCGACGATGCGACCGATGCGCTCGTTCAGCCGCTGATCGCGGTGAACTGCCTGATCAACCCCGCCGCCATTCTGATTGGCGGGCGGCTGCCGGGCAAATTGGTCGACGGACTCGTCGAGCGGCTCAATGCACGGATGGCGGGGCACAAGCTTCCCGTGGTGGCGCCGGTGCAACGTGCGGGCGCATCCGACGATGCGTCGGCGATCGGCGCGGCGATCATTCCCTTTCTCGACCATGTCCTGCCGTCGGAATCGATCCTGATGCAGGCGGGGCGCTAG
- a CDS encoding sugar porter family MFS transporter translates to MTGTPERAASSGAEARGSARRGVLAAAIGTAALAGLLFGFDTAVIAGVTGDLTALFALTPETLGITVSAALWGTLAGALFAGKPGDAFGSRDSLRVLAILYFVSGLGCALAPSWPSFLLFRFICGLAIGGSSVLAPVYIAEIAPPQHRGFLVGLFQLMIVTGILAAYLSNAAIAGLIDGETAWRWKLGVTAAPALLFFGLLFAIPNSPRWLVTKGRRGEASEALARIGESPAAELHHIEQALERDPPGEKLSWRRHRRPILLAILVAMFNQLAGINAVLYYLNDIFARAGSLSPDRQAVLIGAANLVFTLVGMALIDRLGRKTLLLIGAAGMTLCLALAAGVLFGAVDARLMLPALIGFIAFFATSQGAVIWVYISEIFPTPVRARGSALGAGTHWLMNALVAGIFPIMVAWSPGAPFVIFAGAMVLQFIVVAAVFPETRGVDLDEMDRQIKER, encoded by the coding sequence ATGACAGGCACGCCCGAGCGCGCAGCTTCTTCTGGCGCCGAGGCGCGCGGCAGCGCACGCCGCGGCGTCCTCGCCGCCGCGATCGGAACGGCGGCACTTGCCGGCTTGTTGTTCGGTTTCGACACCGCGGTCATCGCCGGCGTGACCGGCGACCTGACCGCCCTGTTCGCGCTCACGCCCGAAACCCTCGGTATCACCGTCTCGGCGGCGTTGTGGGGTACGCTGGCCGGCGCGCTGTTCGCAGGCAAGCCAGGCGACGCGTTCGGCAGCCGCGACAGCCTGCGCGTGCTCGCCATCCTCTATTTCGTCTCGGGCCTCGGCTGCGCACTGGCGCCGAGCTGGCCTTCGTTCCTCCTCTTCCGGTTCATTTGCGGGCTCGCGATCGGCGGCTCCTCGGTCCTTGCGCCAGTCTATATCGCCGAGATCGCGCCGCCGCAGCATCGCGGATTCCTCGTCGGCCTGTTCCAGCTGATGATCGTCACCGGCATCCTCGCCGCCTATCTCAGCAACGCGGCGATCGCCGGGCTTATTGACGGCGAGACCGCCTGGCGATGGAAGCTCGGCGTCACCGCCGCCCCTGCCCTGCTGTTCTTCGGGCTGCTGTTCGCGATCCCCAACAGCCCAAGGTGGCTTGTGACCAAAGGCCGCCGCGGCGAAGCGAGCGAGGCGCTCGCCCGGATCGGCGAGTCCCCCGCGGCCGAGCTCCACCACATCGAGCAGGCACTCGAGCGCGATCCGCCTGGCGAGAAACTGTCGTGGCGCCGCCATCGCCGGCCGATCCTGCTCGCGATCCTTGTCGCGATGTTCAACCAGCTCGCCGGGATCAACGCAGTCCTTTATTATCTGAACGACATTTTCGCGCGCGCCGGTTCGCTGTCGCCCGATCGCCAGGCGGTGTTGATCGGTGCCGCCAATCTGGTCTTCACGCTCGTGGGCATGGCGCTGATCGACCGGCTGGGGCGCAAGACGCTGCTTCTGATCGGTGCCGCCGGCATGACTCTGTGCCTCGCCCTCGCGGCGGGCGTGCTGTTCGGCGCGGTCGATGCGCGCCTGATGCTGCCGGCGCTGATCGGCTTCATCGCCTTCTTCGCCACCAGCCAGGGCGCAGTCATCTGGGTCTATATTTCGGAGATCTTCCCGACGCCGGTCCGCGCGCGGGGCAGCGCGCTCGGCGCCGGCACGCACTGGCTGATGAACGCGCTGGTCGCAGGGATCTTCCCGATCATGGTGGCATGGTCGCCCGGAGCGCCCTTCGTCATCTTCGCCGGGGCAATGGTTCTGCAGTTCATCGTGGTGGCGGCGGTCTTCCCCGAAACGCGGGGCGTCGACCTCGACGAGATGGATCGCCAGATCAAGGAGCGCTAG
- a CDS encoding class I mannose-6-phosphate isomerase has protein sequence MPATLLATHRVEKPWGRRQLRAPFGDSAADGEPVGEIWFQAPGDTAPDLLIKYLFTSEKLSVQVHPNDEHAHVRGLPRGKDECWLILDAGPGATIALGTKTPVDKTALRAAALDGSIEQLLDWKPVKAGDFFYVPSGTVHALGAGLTLIEVQQNSETTYRLYDYGRPRELHLDDGVAVADARPYTPYRSPARVDDGSAILVDGPKFALERFPGGDWTIAVPADGTAWLIPVAGEGLADGVAFKAGECLALTGTAQIAADADADLLLAYPLEGQSNDR, from the coding sequence GTGCCAGCGACATTGCTTGCGACCCATCGCGTCGAAAAACCGTGGGGGCGGCGGCAATTGCGGGCCCCGTTCGGCGATTCGGCGGCGGATGGCGAGCCGGTCGGCGAGATCTGGTTTCAGGCGCCCGGCGACACGGCGCCCGACCTCCTCATCAAATATCTGTTCACCAGCGAAAAGCTGTCGGTGCAGGTGCATCCCAATGACGAACACGCGCACGTCCGCGGCCTGCCGCGCGGCAAGGATGAATGCTGGCTGATCCTCGATGCCGGACCCGGCGCGACGATCGCGCTCGGTACCAAGACGCCGGTCGACAAGACGGCGCTGCGCGCAGCGGCGCTCGACGGCAGCATCGAACAGTTGCTCGACTGGAAGCCGGTCAAGGCGGGCGACTTCTTCTACGTCCCCTCGGGCACGGTGCATGCGCTCGGCGCTGGGCTGACACTGATCGAGGTGCAGCAGAATAGCGAGACGACCTACCGGCTCTATGACTATGGGCGCCCGCGCGAGCTGCATCTCGACGATGGCGTCGCCGTTGCTGATGCGCGGCCCTACACGCCCTACCGGTCGCCCGCCCGCGTCGATGACGGCAGCGCGATCCTTGTCGACGGGCCGAAGTTCGCGCTCGAGCGGTTTCCCGGCGGCGATTGGACGATTGCGGTCCCCGCTGACGGTACCGCGTGGCTGATCCCGGTCGCGGGCGAGGGGCTGGCCGATGGCGTCGCCTTCAAGGCAGGCGAATGCCTCGCGCTGACCGGTACCGCGCAGATCGCCGCCGATGCCGATGCGGACCTGCTGCTTGCCTACCCCCTGGAAGGACAATCGAATGACCGATAG
- a CDS encoding sugar MFS transporter, translating to MTDSRSGTAWTFAYVTMLFFVWGAVTAVNDILIPAVKAIFALSDTESFLTQFAFFMAYGVVSLPAAAIMGRVGAANSIILALATMIVGCLIMPLATVVRAYPMVLVGLFVIASGITLLQVAANPLSASLGRPERSHFRLVLSQAFNSLGTVVAPYLAARTLLQGGLFEAGPVTEAKIAYSLGRIDVAYVFIAVVIGVLAMFLYRVRHEITAAAPPPEKSAGVASAFASPWALAGALSIFLYVGAEVAIGSAMVNFLEQPDVFAISAVEAGSLVSLYWLGAMIGRFVGSGLLYRLPAGPLLAAAAIAAALLCLTVSQISGPAAGVLAISVGLFNSIMFPVIFSLTIERSTAPASATSGLLCMAIVGGAFVPLLFAYVADASGSRFLAFLVPVACYLVIALFGWRAARVAGAGAPDVSPH from the coding sequence ATGACCGATAGCCGATCGGGCACTGCCTGGACGTTCGCCTACGTCACGATGCTGTTCTTCGTCTGGGGCGCGGTGACCGCGGTCAACGACATTCTGATCCCCGCGGTGAAGGCGATCTTTGCGCTCAGCGATACCGAAAGCTTCCTGACCCAGTTCGCCTTCTTCATGGCCTATGGTGTCGTCTCGCTGCCGGCAGCGGCGATCATGGGGCGGGTGGGCGCGGCCAATTCGATCATCCTCGCGCTGGCGACGATGATCGTCGGCTGCCTGATCATGCCGCTCGCGACCGTGGTGCGCGCCTATCCGATGGTGCTGGTCGGCCTGTTCGTGATCGCATCGGGCATCACTTTGCTGCAGGTCGCGGCCAATCCGCTGTCGGCGTCGCTCGGGCGCCCCGAGCGGTCGCATTTCCGGCTGGTACTGAGCCAGGCGTTCAACTCGCTCGGCACGGTCGTCGCGCCGTATCTGGCCGCGCGGACGCTGCTGCAGGGCGGATTGTTCGAAGCAGGGCCGGTGACCGAGGCGAAGATCGCCTATTCGCTCGGCCGGATCGACGTCGCCTATGTCTTCATCGCGGTGGTGATCGGCGTGCTCGCGATGTTCCTCTATCGCGTCCGCCACGAGATCACGGCCGCCGCGCCGCCGCCCGAAAAGAGCGCCGGCGTCGCCAGCGCCTTCGCCTCGCCCTGGGCGCTCGCGGGGGCGCTGTCGATCTTCCTCTATGTCGGCGCCGAAGTCGCGATCGGCAGCGCGATGGTGAACTTCCTCGAGCAGCCCGACGTGTTCGCGATCAGCGCGGTGGAGGCGGGCAGCCTTGTCAGCCTCTACTGGCTGGGCGCGATGATCGGCCGGTTCGTGGGGTCGGGCCTGCTCTACCGGCTGCCCGCGGGGCCGCTGCTCGCGGCGGCCGCCATCGCCGCGGCGCTGCTGTGCCTGACCGTGAGCCAGATCAGCGGGCCGGCGGCGGGGGTGCTCGCGATCTCGGTCGGGCTGTTCAATTCGATCATGTTCCCGGTGATCTTCTCGCTGACGATCGAGCGCTCGACCGCACCGGCATCGGCGACATCGGGGCTGCTGTGCATGGCGATCGTCGGCGGGGCGTTCGTTCCGCTGCTGTTTGCGTACGTCGCCGACGCCAGCGGCAGCCGTTTCCTCGCCTTTCTGGTGCCGGTGGCCTGCTACCTCGTCATCGCACTGTTCGGCTGGCGTGCGGCGCGGGTGGCAGGGGCGGGGGCGCCGGACGTTTCTCCGCACTGA